A part of Gracilimonas sp. genomic DNA contains:
- a CDS encoding MBL fold metallo-hydrolase, whose translation MKITFLGTGTSMGVPVAGGFRREELAHDPRNERTRCSVWIQVKGKSILIDAGPEFRIQSIRARVKQIDHLLITHEHMDHISGIDDLRVYSYINKAPIPAYTSRQCIESIHKRFDYMFGEDKYPGSTSLDLREVTSSFTLAEGIKITPLPVKHGNLDILGFRVNDFSYLTDVKKISKETLELIKGSKVIALSALRWEPHHPTHLTIPEAVEILEGLNIPEAYLIHMNSYVDHEPTNKKLPENINLAYDQLVLEIPD comes from the coding sequence ATGAAAATAACGTTTCTGGGTACTGGCACGTCTATGGGGGTTCCTGTTGCGGGAGGCTTTAGGCGTGAAGAGCTCGCGCATGACCCCAGAAACGAACGCACCCGATGCTCTGTATGGATTCAAGTCAAAGGAAAATCGATTCTAATCGATGCCGGTCCTGAGTTTCGTATCCAAAGTATCCGGGCCCGGGTCAAACAAATTGATCACCTCCTTATCACCCACGAACACATGGATCATATTTCCGGGATTGATGATCTGCGAGTCTACTCTTATATAAATAAGGCTCCAATTCCAGCTTATACATCCAGACAATGCATCGAATCTATTCATAAGCGCTTTGACTATATGTTTGGAGAAGATAAATATCCGGGCTCTACCTCTCTCGACCTTAGGGAAGTAACATCATCTTTTACATTGGCAGAGGGCATTAAAATAACTCCACTGCCTGTAAAGCATGGAAACCTGGATATTCTTGGCTTTAGAGTGAATGATTTTTCATACCTCACGGACGTTAAAAAGATCTCAAAAGAGACGCTTGAGCTAATCAAAGGCTCAAAAGTAATTGCTTTAAGTGCGCTTCGGTGGGAACCACATCACCCCACACATTTAACTATTCCGGAAGCGGTAGAGATCTTAGAAGGCCTGAATATTCCTGAGGCCTATCTTATTCATATGAATAGTTATGTAGATCATGAGCCCACAAACAAAAAACTTCCCGAAAACATCAACTTAGCTTACGATCAGCTAGTTCTGGAAATACCCGATTAG
- a CDS encoding response regulator transcription factor, translating to MAKQTILVVDDEKDLLDLIEYNLKKEGFAVLKAENGEEGIKIAKEHKPDLVLMDIMMPKMDGMEAVEKMRGDDDLKSIPIIFLTARSDEKTEVEGLDKGGDDYITKPISTTKLISRIKAVMRRFDETTEDVNRLDVHDLSIDKDRYIVTRGEEEFQLPRKEFELLYYLASRRGKVRDRQTLLNKVWGDNIYVVDRTVDVHVRKIREKLGDHYIETVKGVGYRFKE from the coding sequence GTGGCTAAACAAACCATACTTGTAGTAGACGATGAAAAAGATCTGCTCGACCTGATCGAATACAATCTTAAAAAAGAAGGCTTTGCCGTATTGAAGGCAGAAAACGGTGAGGAGGGAATTAAAATAGCCAAAGAGCATAAGCCGGACCTGGTGCTTATGGATATCATGATGCCTAAAATGGATGGCATGGAGGCTGTTGAAAAAATGAGGGGGGATGATGACCTGAAATCTATTCCGATTATCTTTTTGACAGCCAGAAGTGATGAAAAGACAGAAGTTGAAGGACTTGATAAGGGCGGCGATGATTATATTACCAAGCCCATTAGCACCACGAAGTTGATTTCACGTATCAAAGCAGTAATGCGCCGGTTCGACGAAACAACGGAAGACGTAAATCGGTTGGATGTGCATGACCTATCCATTGATAAAGACCGGTACATTGTAACGCGTGGAGAAGAAGAATTCCAATTGCCCCGCAAGGAATTTGAACTCCTTTATTATCTGGCAAGCCGACGGGGTAAAGTCAGAGACCGTCAGACTTTATTGAATAAGGTTTGGGGAGATAATATTTACGTTGTTGATCGTACGGTTGACGTACACGTAAGAAAAATCAGGGAGAAATTGGGAGATCACTATATCGAAACGGTTAAAGGAGTAGGCTACAGATTTAAAGAATGA
- a CDS encoding ATP-binding protein, whose amino-acid sequence MSKSNKKKRGIFRFGLRAAFYVSLISAGLIFLLMWLGYNFTPKDAASLSALVAGFIFLTTYAVTYYITHKRIETIERLFKNMARKRFMEYEDVTSTLNDEVDYLVKQGIKSSRTIEREIQRLNRIENYRKEFIGDISHELKTPIFAIQGFIETLLNGALEDEEVNRDFLKKAMRNVNRLIYLTKDLMEISKLETGELKSEIEEIYLYEVLHDIIESLNYKAEKENIELIIHDFDKNIMVKADKNQVKQVLINLVENGIKYNVPNGKVEVNVFTKPKQPERVFVSVKDTGIGIDEKDIPRVTERFFRVDKSRSRERGGTGLGLAIVKHIMEAHGEKFSIESEPNKGSTFTISLRRLDSVQV is encoded by the coding sequence ATGAGTAAATCCAACAAGAAGAAGCGAGGCATATTTCGCTTCGGTCTTCGGGCAGCTTTTTATGTTTCACTGATTTCAGCTGGTCTCATATTCCTGCTGATGTGGTTAGGGTATAATTTTACACCAAAAGATGCGGCTTCTCTTTCAGCTCTTGTGGCTGGGTTTATTTTTCTAACCACCTATGCTGTTACCTATTATATCACCCACAAAAGAATTGAAACGATTGAGCGCCTGTTTAAAAACATGGCTCGCAAGAGGTTTATGGAATATGAAGATGTAACCTCTACGCTCAATGATGAAGTAGATTACCTGGTAAAACAAGGGATCAAATCCAGCAGAACCATTGAGCGAGAAATCCAGCGGTTGAACAGAATAGAGAACTACCGGAAAGAGTTTATCGGTGATATTTCTCATGAGCTGAAAACCCCCATCTTTGCTATTCAGGGTTTTATAGAAACATTATTGAATGGTGCGCTGGAGGATGAAGAGGTAAACCGGGATTTTCTTAAAAAAGCCATGCGCAATGTAAACCGGCTCATTTATCTCACCAAAGATTTGATGGAAATTTCCAAACTGGAGACAGGAGAGTTGAAATCCGAGATAGAGGAAATTTACCTTTACGAAGTTCTTCATGATATAATTGAAAGTCTGAATTATAAAGCTGAGAAAGAAAACATCGAGCTTATTATTCATGATTTTGATAAAAATATTATGGTGAAAGCTGACAAAAATCAGGTTAAACAGGTTTTGATAAACCTGGTTGAAAATGGGATCAAGTATAATGTGCCCAACGGAAAAGTTGAGGTAAATGTGTTTACCAAGCCAAAACAGCCAGAACGGGTTTTTGTTTCCGTTAAAGATACCGGCATAGGTATAGATGAAAAAGATATCCCAAGGGTAACAGAGCGCTTTTTCCGTGTTGATAAATCCAGATCAAGAGAGCGGGGAGGTACAGGACTTGGGCTGGCTATTGTTAAGCATATCATGGAAGCTCATGGAGAAAAGTTCAGCATTGAAAGTGAACCCAATAAAGGGTCAACGTTTACCATTAGTCTTCGCCGGCTAGATTCTGTTCAGGTTTGA
- a CDS encoding 2OG-Fe(II) oxygenase: MNFIDETWIGWLDQLAEQDYVVVDDFISNEFFNRIMAFFSEAEENDKLKKAGIGAQQDFQLKAEVRGDFIYWLDEERDQELSFFFDLKDELVQNLKRFCYLSLSGSEFHIAKYPVGTHYHRHLDQFNEQSNRQITVLIYLNKDWKPGDGGELVIYKEGREIMVEPIAGRLLLFKSDTIEHEVLTTHIPRYSLTGWLLHQPAGVGFLLS; this comes from the coding sequence ATGAATTTTATAGATGAAACCTGGATTGGCTGGCTCGATCAGCTTGCCGAACAAGATTATGTAGTGGTTGATGATTTCATCTCCAATGAATTCTTTAACAGAATTATGGCTTTTTTCTCAGAAGCAGAGGAAAATGATAAACTGAAAAAAGCAGGTATTGGGGCTCAGCAAGATTTTCAGCTAAAGGCTGAGGTTCGCGGAGATTTTATTTATTGGCTTGATGAAGAACGAGATCAAGAGCTTTCTTTTTTCTTTGATTTGAAAGACGAGCTGGTTCAAAACCTTAAACGGTTTTGTTATTTGAGTTTATCGGGATCAGAGTTTCATATTGCCAAATATCCGGTTGGAACCCATTATCACCGGCACCTTGATCAATTCAATGAGCAGTCTAACCGGCAAATTACCGTGCTGATTTATCTTAACAAAGATTGGAAACCTGGAGACGGAGGGGAGTTGGTAATCTATAAGGAGGGCAGGGAAATAATGGTAGAACCTATTGCAGGCCGTCTGCTTCTGTTTAAGAGCGATACCATCGAGCACGAGGTGTTAACTACCCATATCCCCAGATATAGTTTAACCGGTTGGCTGTTACATCAACCGGCTGGTGTGGGATTTTTGCTGAGTTGA
- a CDS encoding mannose-1-phosphate guanylyltransferase, giving the protein MVYAVIMAGGSGTRFWPKSTMKRPKQFLSLFGEGTMIQNTAKRIESLIPQERVMVVTNDGYVDIVREQLPKVPSENIVGEPVAKNTAPCVAVAAEMLYKKDPEAVMVVLPADHHITEPEAFNEYLKAAIEKAKAGQNLITIGINPDRPETGYGYIHGNNNSEEVLNGKKVHPVTAFKEKPNVETATEFLNSGDYYWNSGMFVWTAKTILDEIHKYLPEMYDLVKVAGEKIFTNNHQEAINGFYHSCESVSIDYGIMEHAKSVYVVPGEFGWNDVGSWTAAYELEEKDSNGNVVKAERAAFSEATKNYVSVESGKMISIVGLEGVAVVETEDAILVCKLDKDQNVKEIVQQLKEKDEFKKFL; this is encoded by the coding sequence ATGGTATATGCCGTCATAATGGCCGGAGGGTCTGGTACCCGGTTTTGGCCAAAAAGCACAATGAAGCGTCCTAAACAATTTCTTTCTCTTTTTGGAGAAGGAACGATGATTCAAAACACTGCAAAGCGCATAGAAAGCCTCATTCCTCAAGAGCGTGTAATGGTTGTTACGAATGATGGTTATGTTGATATTGTAAGAGAACAGCTGCCTAAAGTGCCTTCTGAGAATATTGTTGGTGAGCCCGTTGCTAAAAATACGGCTCCATGTGTAGCCGTCGCAGCTGAGATGCTGTATAAAAAAGATCCCGAAGCAGTAATGGTTGTTCTTCCTGCAGACCATCACATTACAGAACCAGAAGCTTTTAACGAATATTTGAAGGCGGCGATTGAAAAGGCTAAGGCTGGTCAAAACCTGATCACAATTGGTATAAACCCCGATCGGCCTGAGACAGGGTATGGATATATTCATGGAAATAATAATTCAGAAGAAGTTCTGAATGGAAAAAAGGTTCATCCTGTAACGGCATTCAAAGAAAAGCCAAATGTAGAAACAGCAACAGAGTTTTTGAATTCAGGAGACTATTACTGGAATAGCGGAATGTTCGTGTGGACGGCCAAAACTATTTTGGATGAGATCCATAAATATCTCCCTGAGATGTATGATTTGGTTAAAGTCGCCGGAGAGAAAATTTTTACGAACAATCACCAGGAAGCTATCAATGGGTTTTACCATTCTTGTGAATCTGTGTCTATTGATTATGGGATTATGGAACATGCAAAAAGTGTGTACGTGGTTCCGGGAGAGTTTGGTTGGAACGATGTTGGAAGCTGGACAGCGGCATATGAACTTGAGGAGAAAGACAGCAACGGCAATGTAGTTAAAGCGGAAAGGGCAGCCTTTAGTGAGGCAACTAAAAATTATGTTTCTGTTGAAAGTGGAAAAATGATATCCATCGTAGGACTAGAGGGAGTGGCAGTTGTTGAAACAGAGGATGCCATTCTGGTTTGTAAACTGGATAAGGATCAAAATGTTAAAGAGATTGTGCAGCAGCTTAAGGAAAAAGATGAATTTAAAAAGTTTCTCTAA